From Topomyia yanbarensis strain Yona2022 chromosome 1, ASM3024719v1, whole genome shotgun sequence, one genomic window encodes:
- the LOC131695277 gene encoding uncharacterized protein K02A2.6-like, whose protein sequence is MANEELMTSLAQMFANALRCSIETVTVGHSDAIRTATAHQAKPPSFSISEYRSSENTSVSDYFKRFEWALQLSNIPASQYAHYALVHMGTELNNAIKFLVSPRGPEDLTYDELRTTLVGHFDQAKDKYVESIEFREIVQQNGEPVSSFALRLRQGAAHCEYGDFLDRMLIEQLLHGLESRDMCDEIIAKKPATFKNNQKQQWSDQQSSEQRICGGCGGNHNRSQCKFRDAKCFNCERKGHISKVCKSSTQNPQDRSSAQIHSEAVLASPVDVIQPLSKIHSINTCGKQVIHVTIDGHSMDMEVDTGAPCGIISEKNSFYTGHRIRCLGRLPVNVSIGSTTRKLINLYVVAEDYDTLFGREWISQFATEVNLNELFTQSNTVHSLASTSSKISMDQQQALSQLLANYDYVFGDTAGTLKGPPASVHLKPGTTPVFAKARDVPLALKSKYAQEIDKKFAAGFYERVDYSEWASTTHIVVKKNGNVRITGNYKPTVNSRMIIDEHPIPKIESIFNQMKGTSLFCHLDVTDAYSHLQIDAEFRHVLTLNTPTHGLIRPSRAVYGAANILAIW, encoded by the exons atGGCTAACGAAGAGCTAATGACATCTCTCGCGCAGATGTTTGCCAATGCCCTACGATGCTCCATTGAAACAGTAACTGTGGGACATTCGGATGCCATTAGGACTGCTACAGCACATCAAGCCAAGCCACCATCGTTCTCAATCTCCGAATATCGTTCTTCGGAAAACACCTCCGTTTCGGATTATTTCAAACGATTCGAGTGGGCATTGCAATTGAGCAACATCCCGGCTTCGCAATACGCACATTATGCTCTAGTGCATATGGGTACGGAGCTAAATAATGCCATAAAGTTCTTGGTGAGTCCCCGTGGTCCAGAAGACCTAACGTACGATGAACTTCGTACGACGTTAGTTGGCCACTTTGACCAAGCTAAAGATAAGTACGTAGAAAGCATCGAGTTCCGCGAAATCGTGCAACAAAATGGCGAGCCTGTATCCAGTTTTGCTCTACGACTCCGGCAGGGTGCCGCACACTGTGAGTACGGAGATTTTCTCGACAGGATGCTGATTGAGCAGCTTTTGCACGGGCTCGAATCGCGTGACATGTGTGACGAAATTATTGCCAAGAAACCGGCAACGTTCAAA aacaATCAAAAACAACAATGGAGTGACCAACAGTCATCCGAGCAGAGGATTTGCGGTGGATGTGGTGGCAATCATAATAGAAGTCAGTGCAAATTTCGTGATGCAAAATGCTTCAATTGTGAGCGAAAAGGTCACATTTCCAAAGTGTGCAAATCCAGCACACAGAATCCGCAGGATCGATCCTCCGCCCAGATCCATTCGGAAGCGGTACTAGCTTCTCCAGTCGACGTGATCCAGCCATTGAGTAAAATTCACTCCATCAACACATGTGGGAAGCAAGTCATCCATGTCACCATTGACGGACACAGCATGGACATGGAAGTAGACACCGGTGCTCCTTGTGGTATAATCAGTGAAAAAAACTCCTT TTACACCGGGCATCGTATTCGGTGTTTAGGTCGTCTTCCAGTGAATGTTTCTATTGGTTCTACCACACGTAAGCTCATCAACTTGTACGTTGTTGCCGAAGATTACGATACACTTTTCGGTAGGGAGTGGATCTCTCAATTTGCGACCGAAGTGAATTTGAACGAGCTTTTCACCCAAAGCAATACGGTACATTCGCTGGCGTCTACATCTTCCAAGATCTCAATGGATCAGCAACAGGCATTGTCACAGTTGTTGGCCAACTATGATTACGTTTTCGGAGACACGGCAGGAACGCTGAAGGGACCCCCAGCATCGGTGCATCTCAAACCAGGTACAACTCCGGTGTTTGCAAAAGCTCGTGACGTACCATTAGCATTGAAGAGTAAGTACGCGCAGGAAATTGACAAGAAATTTGCGGCAGGTTTCTACGAGCGAGTCGACTACTCGGAATGGGCGTCCACCACCCACATTGTAGTGAAGAAGAATGGAAATGTACGTATCACCGGTAATTACAAGCCTACTGTAAACTCCCGGATGATTATTGACGAACACCCGATCCCCAAGATCGAATCCATCTTCAATCAAATGAAAGGAACCAGTCTGTTCTGTCACCTGGATGTGACAGATGCTTACTCACACCTCCAAATAGATGCAGAGTTTCGACATGTTCTCACGCTCAATACACCAACACACGGGTTGATTCGACCGTCAAGAGCAGTATATGGAGCCGCAAACATCCTTGCGATTTGGTAG